The window GCCGAGAGCAAAGACCAGCGACATTCAACTCTGCGCTAGCCCGATAACAGGCTGCCGAGGCAGCTACGGAGCCTCGACCTGAGTGGGAGCAATCACCATCGCATCCTCGGGACCGCCTGACCAAGCAGGCAACTGGACCTGCGTAGCGACCCATCCGCCATGCACGACCTTTCCCTGTGAGGCCCCGGACGCCTCGCCAACCCAACGCAAACGAGCAGACGACGCATCGGCCTCCACCGGGATCACCCCGCCGTTTTCGGCATCAACGAGTGGCTTGATTGCCAACAACCGATCCAACGTTTGGCGACACTGCTTTAAACAAGGCCGCGCTGCGGCACCGACCTGATCATCACCATACTGGTCCAGATTTTCGTGGATCAAATCCACCAGCCGACCGTCTCTTTGAAGCGCCCCCAACAACGCGATTGCGTCGCTCTGCGTCGGCGCCTGCCGAACCGGCTTCGCGGGCGCCTGCTCCACAGCAGCCGGCACGGATTTCGCTGACGACGAAGACGCCAAATCGACGCCATCCAAAGCCAACGCCACTCGCTCAGCGACCTCCCGGTCAAACATTGCCTGCCAAAACGCTCTCAGAGCCAAACCCAAACGCATCTCGATGCTACCTCAAGAACCAATTACGACCAGAAAACGCCGACAAACCTAGCTGACCGCCAAGCCCAATGAACACGAATCGGAGACTGAACTACGAAGCCGACGAAGCGACAGGCCCCGCATCGGCCTTGCCGGCCGCCAGACACTTCCCAATCTGGCGAACCGCCTGACGCAAGCGGTGCTCATTCTCAACCAAAGACATCCGCAAATAGCCTTCACCCGCGGCACCAAAACCACTGCCTGGACTGACCGCCACGTTGCCGTCTTCCAGCAACATCATTGCGAAATCCATGGTGCTCATCTGGCTCTTCCAAGGCTCGGGAACCTCAGCCCAAACGAACATCCCCGCCTTCGGCGGATTGACATTCCAACCGAGTCGCCGCAAACCGCTAACCAACACATCGCGCCGACTTTGATAGACCTCAGACTGCTTTGCAACAGTCGCTTCGGTTTCGCGAAGAGCCACAATCGCGGCGATCTGAATCGCCTGAAACATGCCGTAGTCGTAATAGCCCTTGATCGTGCCCAAGCCACGAACCATATCCGCGTTCCCAGCGCAGAAACCAACACGCCAACCAGCCATGTTGTACCCCTTGCTCATCGTCGTGAATTCAACCCCCACATCCTTGGCACCAGGAGCGGAAAGAAAACTCGGCGGCACATAACCATCGAACGCCACGTCGGCATAGGCGAAGTCATGAATGACCATCAAACCGTACTTCTTCGCCAG of the Rhodopirellula baltica SH 1 genome contains:
- a CDS encoding DUF2760 domain-containing protein; the protein is MRLGLALRAFWQAMFDREVAERVALALDGVDLASSSSAKSVPAAVEQAPAKPVRQAPTQSDAIALLGALQRDGRLVDLIHENLDQYGDDQVGAAARPCLKQCRQTLDRLLAIKPLVDAENGGVIPVEADASSARLRWVGEASGASQGKVVHGGWVATQVQLPAWSGGPEDAMVIAPTQVEAP